Part of the Pseudomonadota bacterium genome, CGGTAGCACCGCTGCTCAAAAGCCCGCGCGCTACTAGTACCGACGTTAATACGGCGCAGTCTGCCTCATCCACCATTAAAGAGCTGCGTACACCTCTGCCCGGCATCGTCTCCGAGATAAAGGTTAAGGAGGGTCAGACCGTGCAGAAGGGCGATATGCTGCTCGTAATAGAGGCGATGAAGATGGAGAATCCGATCAGGTCACCTCGTGGCGGGATCGTCAGCAAAATTCACGTATCAAAGGATCAAGAGGTACCAAGTGGTGCCGTGCTGGTTTCGTTTGAGTCTTAGTTTCAACGTAACTAGTCAGAATAAACTAAGGACGATTGCACACGTAGGAACTCTGTACCAACCCCTCAGGGGTCGATTTGCAGAGCAAATCGGGGGTGATAATATTAACTAGTCACAAAATATATCGTCCCCGATCAGGGGACAACAAGAAAGGGTGAGGGCGTACAAAGACCGCCTCCTATAAGCATTAACGAGTACAACAGTAAAACATGGTGACTAGTTACGTTTCAACTTTTAGGACCGACCGCAAGATCCAATAGCTACACAACCACCCGCCCCTCCATATAGCTGGGTGGTTTAATGCCGAAGAGATCTAGGGTGGTTGGGGCTATGTCGATGATATTTGGCGTATCGACCCTTAACGCTCTATTCACGAACAGGATACCTGGCACCTCCTGCGGATCGATATGGTGATCCCCACTCCAGGCTTTGAGATTATCAGAGAATACCTGCGGCTCTACGGTGCCGGTGATTGAATCCCACGAGACACGATAGCCAGGATTATACCCAACGATCAGATCGGGCGCCTCGCTAGTATAGAGCCCCCTGTAGGCCTTTCTGGTATCATAGACCCGTTTGATAGAAACTGCTCCATCGATAGGATCCAGAAGCCCCTCAAGCTTTGCTATAATCTCACCCTTAATAATCTCGCCCTGCTCCTCGGTTAGAATTCCGAAGCGCTCACGGCCACGCTTATTCGCGTAGATACCGGAGAGACCGATTGCAAAGGCCTTGGTACGGGTCCAGTCAACCTCCTGCAAGTAATCCAGTCCCTGCGGTTTATCAACCTTAAGGGCCAAATAGCCGTTCTCGTAGAGCCAGGTATTCAGATTGATACACCGTCTAAAGGAGGAG contains:
- a CDS encoding acetyl-CoA carboxylase biotin carboxyl carrier protein subunit, translated to MSTYSISVQGKSYLVALRSRHGSTLSFAVDDVEYSVSVAPLLKSPRATSTDVNTAQSASSTIKELRTPLPGIVSEIKVKEGQTVQKGDMLLVIEAMKMENPIRSPRGGIVSKIHVSKDQEVPSGAVLVSFES